From Pseudomonas sp. B21-028, one genomic window encodes:
- the rplI gene encoding 50S ribosomal protein L9, with amino-acid sequence MQLILLEKIANLGNLGDKVNVKAGYGRNYLLPFGKATAATAANLAAFEERRAELEKAAADRKASAESRAAQLAELEVTITATAGDEGKLFGSIGTHDIADALTASGVEVAKSEVRLPNGTIRNVGEFDVAVHLHAEVEATVRVVVVAA; translated from the coding sequence ATGCAACTGATCCTTCTGGAAAAAATCGCCAACCTGGGCAACCTGGGCGACAAAGTAAACGTTAAGGCCGGTTACGGCCGTAACTACCTGCTGCCTTTCGGCAAGGCTACCGCTGCGACCGCTGCCAACCTGGCTGCGTTCGAAGAGCGTCGCGCCGAGCTGGAAAAAGCCGCCGCAGACCGTAAGGCATCGGCTGAAAGCCGTGCTGCCCAACTGGCCGAGCTGGAAGTGACCATCACTGCCACCGCTGGCGACGAAGGCAAGCTGTTCGGTTCGATCGGTACTCACGACATCGCTGACGCACTGACCGCCTCTGGCGTCGAAGTTGCGAAGAGCGAAGTTCGTCTGCCGAACGGCACCATCCGCAACGTAGGCGAATTCGACGTAGCCGTGCACCTGCACGCCGAAGTTGAAGCCACCGTACGCGTTGTCGTGGTAGCAGCCTAA
- the dnaB gene encoding replicative DNA helicase produces MNEITAPEQYDLQTAALKVPPHSIEAEQAVLGGLMLDNNAWERVLDQVSDGDFYRHDHRLIFRAIAKLADQNMPIDVVTLSEQLDKEGQTSQVGGLGYLGELAKNTPSVANIKAYAQIVRQRATLRQLIGISNEIADSAFNPEGRTAEEILDEAERQIFQIAEARPKTGGPVGVNELLTKAIDRIDTLFNTDNAITGLSTGYTDLDEKTSGLQPSDLIIVAGRPSMGKTTFAMNLVENAVLRSDKAVLVYSLEMPGESLIMRMLSSLGRIDQTKVRSGQLEDDDWPRLTSAVNLLNDRKLFIDDTAGISPSEMRARTRRLVREHGDVALIMIDYLQLMQIPGSSGDNRTNEISEISRSLKALAKEFNCPVVALSQLNRSLEQRPNKRPVNSDLRESGAIEQDADVIMFVYRDEVYHPETEHKGIAEIIIGKQRNGPIGFIRLAFIGKYTRFENLAPGSYNFDDDE; encoded by the coding sequence ATGAACGAAATCACCGCTCCCGAGCAATACGATCTGCAAACCGCCGCCCTGAAGGTGCCACCGCATTCCATCGAGGCCGAACAGGCCGTGCTCGGTGGTCTGATGCTGGACAACAACGCCTGGGAACGCGTGCTCGATCAAGTCTCCGATGGCGATTTCTACCGACATGACCACCGTCTGATCTTCCGTGCTATCGCCAAGCTTGCCGATCAGAACATGCCGATCGACGTGGTCACCCTGTCCGAGCAACTGGACAAGGAAGGCCAGACATCCCAGGTCGGCGGCCTCGGTTACTTGGGCGAACTGGCGAAAAACACGCCGTCCGTCGCCAACATCAAGGCCTATGCGCAAATTGTTCGCCAGCGGGCGACGTTGCGTCAGTTGATCGGTATCAGCAACGAAATCGCCGACAGCGCCTTCAACCCTGAAGGCCGCACCGCCGAAGAGATCCTCGACGAAGCCGAACGGCAGATCTTCCAGATCGCCGAAGCCCGGCCGAAGACTGGCGGGCCGGTAGGGGTCAACGAGTTGCTGACCAAGGCCATCGACCGTATCGACACCCTGTTCAACACCGACAACGCGATCACCGGTTTGTCGACCGGCTACACCGACCTCGACGAGAAGACCAGCGGCCTGCAACCGTCCGACCTGATCATCGTTGCCGGCCGTCCTTCCATGGGTAAGACCACCTTTGCGATGAACCTGGTGGAAAACGCCGTGCTGCGCAGCGACAAGGCGGTCCTGGTGTATTCCCTCGAGATGCCAGGCGAATCGCTGATCATGCGTATGCTGTCGTCCCTGGGGCGTATCGACCAGACCAAGGTCCGTTCCGGCCAACTGGAAGACGACGACTGGCCGCGCCTGACCTCGGCGGTCAACCTGCTCAACGACCGCAAGCTGTTCATCGATGACACCGCCGGCATCAGCCCGTCGGAAATGCGCGCCCGGACCCGCCGCCTGGTGCGGGAGCACGGTGATGTCGCGCTGATCATGATCGACTACCTGCAACTGATGCAGATCCCGGGCTCCAGCGGCGATAACCGGACCAACGAGATCTCCGAAATCTCCCGTTCCCTCAAGGCCCTGGCCAAGGAATTCAACTGCCCGGTCGTGGCCTTGTCCCAGCTGAACCGCTCCCTGGAACAACGTCCCAACAAGCGTCCGGTGAACTCCGACTTGCGGGAATCCGGAGCGATCGAGCAGGACGCCGACGTCATCATGTTCGTATACCGCGACGAGGTGTATCACCCCGAGACGGAACACAAGGGCATCGCCGAAATCATCATCGGCAAGCAGCGGAACGGCCCGATCGGCTTTATCCGCCTGGCGTTCATTGGTAAGTACACGCGGTTCGAGAACTTGGCGCCGGGCAGCTACAACTTCGATGACGATGAGTGA
- a CDS encoding YgiQ family radical SAM protein, producing the protein MQAAKPLFDYPKYWAECFGPAPFLPMSREEMDQLGWDSCDIIIVTGDAYVDHPSFGMAIIGRLLEAQGFRVGIIAQPNWQSKDDFMKLGEPNLFFGVAAGNMDSMINRYTADKKIRSDDAYTPGGLAGKRPDRASLVYSQRCKEAYKHVPIVLGGIEASLRRIAHYDYWQDRVRNSILIDASADILLYGNAERAIVEVAQRLSYGHKIEDITDVRGTAFIRRDTPQGWYEVDSTRIDRPGKIDKIINPYVNTQDTQACAIEQEKGATVSGAGEDPSEAKVVQILASPKMTRDKTVIRLPSVEKVRNDAVLYAHANRVLHLETNPGNARALVQKHGEVDVWFNPPPIPMTTEEMDYVFGMPYARVPHPAYGKEKIPAYEMIRFSVNIMRGCFGGCTFCSITEHEGRIIQNRSEESIIREIEEIRDKVPGFTGVISDLGGPTANMYRIACKSPEIESACRKPSCVFPGICPNLNTDHSSLIQLYRSARALPGVKKILIASGLRYDLAVESPEYVKELVTHHVGGYLKIAPEHTEEGPLNQMMKPGIGTYDRFKRMFEKYTKEAGKEQYLIPYFIAAHPGTTDEDMMNLALWLKGNGFRADQVQAFYPSPMATATAMYHSGKNPLRKVTYKSDGVTIVKSEEQRRLHKAFLRYHDPKGWPMLREALTRMGRADLIGPGKHQLIPLHQPATDSYQSARRKNSTPAGSHKVGKDTTRILTQHTGLPPRASDGGNSWDKREQAKAAAFARNQQAAKERKDAAKGKGPKPARKPVVPR; encoded by the coding sequence ATGCAAGCAGCCAAGCCGTTATTTGACTATCCCAAGTACTGGGCCGAATGTTTCGGCCCGGCGCCGTTCCTGCCCATGAGCAGGGAGGAGATGGATCAGCTCGGCTGGGATTCGTGCGACATCATCATCGTGACCGGCGATGCCTACGTCGATCACCCGTCGTTCGGTATGGCCATTATCGGCCGGCTGCTGGAGGCCCAGGGCTTTCGCGTCGGGATCATTGCCCAGCCGAACTGGCAGTCCAAAGACGACTTCATGAAGCTCGGCGAGCCGAACCTGTTTTTCGGCGTCGCGGCCGGCAACATGGACTCGATGATCAACCGCTACACCGCCGACAAGAAAATCCGTTCCGATGACGCTTATACGCCGGGCGGCCTGGCGGGCAAGCGGCCGGACCGTGCGAGCCTGGTCTACAGCCAGCGCTGCAAGGAAGCCTACAAGCACGTGCCCATCGTGCTCGGCGGCATTGAGGCATCCCTGCGTCGCATTGCCCATTACGATTACTGGCAGGACCGGGTGCGCAATTCGATCCTGATCGACGCCAGCGCCGACATCCTGCTCTACGGCAACGCCGAGCGGGCGATTGTCGAGGTTGCCCAGCGCCTGTCCTACGGCCACAAGATCGAAGACATCACCGATGTGCGCGGCACCGCGTTCATCCGTCGTGACACGCCGCAAGGCTGGTACGAGGTGGACTCCACCCGCATCGACCGTCCGGGCAAGATCGACAAGATCATCAATCCGTACGTGAACACTCAGGACACTCAAGCCTGCGCCATCGAGCAGGAAAAAGGGGCGACTGTTTCAGGTGCAGGCGAAGACCCGAGCGAAGCCAAGGTCGTGCAGATCCTGGCAAGCCCGAAAATGACCCGCGACAAGACCGTGATCCGCCTGCCCTCGGTGGAAAAGGTCCGGAACGATGCGGTGCTCTATGCCCACGCCAACCGCGTGCTTCACCTGGAAACCAACCCAGGCAACGCCCGGGCCCTGGTGCAGAAGCACGGCGAAGTCGATGTCTGGTTCAACCCGCCGCCCATTCCGATGACCACTGAGGAAATGGACTACGTGTTTGGCATGCCTTACGCACGTGTTCCGCACCCGGCGTACGGCAAGGAAAAGATTCCGGCCTACGAGATGATCCGTTTCTCGGTGAACATCATGCGCGGCTGCTTCGGCGGCTGCACCTTCTGCTCGATCACCGAGCACGAAGGCCGGATCATCCAGAACCGTTCCGAAGAGTCGATCATTCGCGAGATCGAAGAGATCCGCGACAAGGTCCCCGGCTTCACCGGGGTGATTTCCGACCTTGGCGGCCCGACCGCGAACATGTACCGCATCGCCTGCAAGAGCCCGGAGATCGAATCCGCGTGCCGCAAGCCGTCCTGCGTGTTCCCCGGTATCTGCCCGAACCTGAACACCGACCATTCCTCGCTGATCCAGCTGTACCGCAGCGCCCGCGCGTTGCCTGGAGTGAAGAAGATCCTGATCGCCTCCGGCCTGCGTTACGACCTGGCCGTCGAGTCGCCGGAGTACGTCAAGGAGCTGGTGACCCACCACGTCGGCGGTTACCTGAAGATTGCCCCGGAGCACACCGAGGAAGGTCCGCTCAACCAGATGATGAAACCGGGTATCGGCACCTATGACCGGTTCAAGCGGATGTTCGAGAAGTACACCAAGGAAGCCGGGAAAGAGCAGTACCTGATTCCGTACTTCATCGCCGCCCACCCGGGCACTACCGACGAAGACATGATGAACCTGGCGCTGTGGCTCAAGGGCAACGGTTTCCGGGCCGATCAGGTGCAGGCGTTCTATCCGTCGCCGATGGCCACCGCCACGGCCATGTACCACTCGGGCAAGAACCCGCTGCGCAAGGTCACCTACAAGAGCGACGGCGTGACCATCGTCAAGAGCGAAGAGCAGCGTCGCCTGCACAAGGCTTTCCTGCGCTATCACGACCCCAAGGGCTGGCCGATGCTGCGCGAAGCGCTCACCCGCATGGGCCGTGCCGACCTGATCGGGCCGGGCAAGCACCAATTGATCCCGCTGCACCAGCCGGCGACCGACAGCTACCAGAGTGCCCGTCGCAAGAACTCGACACCGGCCGGCAGCCACAAGGTGGGCAAGGACACCACCAGGATCCTGACCCAGCACACCGGCCTGCCGCCACGAGCCAGCGACGGCGGTAACTCGTGGGACAAGCGCGAGCAGGCCAAGGCCGCTGCGTTCGCCCGCAACCAGCAGGCGGCCAAGGAGCGCAAGGACGCCGCCAAGGGCAAGGGGCCGAAGCCGGCGCGCAAACCGGTCGTGCCGCGCTGA
- a CDS encoding NAD synthetase, whose translation MSTPLPGIGMDYSPSQFMARQRIESQINLPRLFAAIDADPGIVGAGVVYIDAEFNVVTLREFKPICSIKPKRIILREAQKYIAPAQFAQQVQDNPRESRLVGEAINTSLSCAGAVIGWVVVLSGSVAVPFSAGASSVIAALGYTAAVASTAQCFASGYRVSNEISNPSRNDQLDSEEWYQYTMIALDAASLVGVGASSLTTLKLVRLNKATTGKSVREVLRGLNRQERAKLTKELLSINDPRLTSKLLKLKQLSGELPKRFTSTQLKHATVTQIRDALGAAIGLTGSAISGNVRTIAVGLYEEIDQ comes from the coding sequence ATGAGCACCCCGTTACCCGGCATCGGCATGGACTACAGTCCCTCCCAGTTCATGGCCCGCCAACGCATCGAAAGCCAGATCAACCTGCCGCGACTGTTCGCCGCCATTGACGCCGACCCCGGCATCGTCGGCGCTGGCGTGGTGTATATCGATGCGGAGTTCAACGTGGTGACCCTGCGGGAATTCAAGCCGATCTGCAGCATCAAGCCCAAGCGGATCATCTTGCGCGAGGCGCAGAAGTACATCGCCCCGGCCCAGTTTGCCCAACAGGTACAGGACAATCCCCGGGAGTCGCGATTGGTCGGGGAGGCAATTAACACCAGTTTATCGTGTGCCGGAGCCGTTATCGGTTGGGTCGTGGTACTTAGCGGTTCTGTTGCCGTCCCGTTTTCAGCAGGCGCCAGCAGTGTGATCGCTGCTCTCGGCTATACGGCTGCCGTCGCCAGTACTGCTCAGTGTTTTGCGAGCGGCTATCGCGTAAGCAATGAAATAAGCAATCCTTCCCGAAATGATCAGCTCGACAGTGAAGAGTGGTATCAGTACACGATGATTGCGCTGGACGCCGCGTCCCTGGTTGGGGTGGGTGCGTCTTCGCTGACGACTCTCAAGCTGGTCAGATTGAATAAAGCTACGACAGGTAAAAGTGTGCGGGAGGTGCTCAGGGGGCTCAATCGACAAGAGCGGGCCAAATTGACCAAGGAGTTGTTGAGTATCAATGACCCTCGTTTGACTTCAAAACTGCTCAAGCTGAAGCAGTTGTCCGGTGAACTCCCCAAACGCTTCACATCGACTCAGCTCAAGCATGCAACGGTCACGCAGATACGGGACGCTTTGGGGGCTGCTATCGGCCTCACCGGAAGCGCAATTTCCGGGAATGTCCGCACCATTGCCGTAGGCCTGTATGAAGAGATTGACCAATGA
- a CDS encoding DUF2126 domain-containing protein gives MSIHVALHHVTHYRYDRAVELGPQIVRLRPAPHSRTRILSYALKVSPEQHFINWQQDPQGNYLARLVFPEKTKELRIEVDLLAEMAVFNPFDFFLEPYAEKIPFTYGADEKHELMPYLETLPLTPKFKAYLDGIDRTPLPAVDFLVALNQRLHDDISYLIRMEPGVQTPEHTLEQASGSCRDSAWLLVQLLRHLGLAARFVSGYLIQLTADVKSLDGPSGTEVDFTDLHAWCEVYLPGAGWIGLDATSGLFAGEGHIPLACSPDPSSAAPITGLVEPCECEFSHEMAVERVWEAPRVTKPYTEEQWLAIQTLGRQIDADLLEGDVRLTMGGEPTFVSIDDPDGAEWNTAALGPDKRRLSAELFQRMRKHYAPQGLVHFGQGKWYPGEQLPRWSLNCYWRRDGVPIWRNSALIADEQQDYGADGEMAGRFLNSVAERLNIPARFVFPAYEDNFYYLWREGALPSNVSAQDPRLDDALERARLRKVFSQGLDKVIGQVLPLARTAKGDQWQSGRWYLRDNHCRLVPGDSPLGYRLPLASQPWVTAAEYPFIHPTDPNQDLPELPDAAQLARHGEALIEEDRVPEIDVSADWLTRTAFCAEAREGRLYLFMPPLERVEDYLELVSAIEATAEELQCPVLLEGYEPPSDPRLGNFRITPDPGVIEVNVQPSASWDELVERTEFLYEQARQNRLTTEKFMIDGRHTGTGGGNHFVLGGATPADSPFLRRPDLLRSLISYWHNHPSLSYLFSGLFIGPTSQAPRVDEARNDALYELEIAFAQMPEPGEECPPWLVDRLLRNLLIDVTGNTHRAEFCIDKLYSPDGATGRLGLLELRAFEMPPHARMSLAQQLLLRALVARFWREPYAPAKLARWGTELHDRFLLPHFIEQDFADVIEELNTAGYPLRAEWFAAHLEFRFPKVGDYAAGGIELQLRQALEPWHVLGEEGAVGGTVRYVDSSLERLQVKLSGLAPQRYLLTCNGVPVPLQPTGRVGEFVAGVRFRAWQPANCLQPTIPVHAPLVFDLLDTWMQRSVGGCQYHVAHPGGRNYDSLPVNANEAESRRMARFFRLGHTPGKLPIPSLAVDDEFPLTLDLRRFQGALNT, from the coding sequence GTGTCGATCCATGTCGCATTGCATCACGTCACGCATTACCGCTACGACCGGGCCGTTGAACTCGGCCCGCAGATCGTGCGCCTGCGCCCCGCGCCCCACAGCCGTACGCGGATTCTTTCCTATGCGTTGAAGGTTTCGCCTGAGCAGCACTTCATCAACTGGCAGCAGGATCCCCAAGGCAACTACCTGGCACGCCTGGTATTCCCTGAAAAAACCAAAGAACTGCGGATCGAGGTCGATCTGCTGGCGGAAATGGCGGTGTTCAATCCGTTCGATTTTTTCCTCGAACCCTACGCCGAAAAGATTCCATTCACCTACGGGGCCGATGAGAAACACGAGCTGATGCCGTACCTGGAGACGTTGCCGCTGACGCCGAAATTCAAGGCGTACCTGGATGGCATCGACCGCACGCCGCTGCCGGCGGTGGATTTCCTGGTGGCGCTCAACCAGCGCCTGCACGACGACATCAGTTATTTGATCCGCATGGAGCCCGGTGTCCAGACCCCGGAACATACCCTGGAGCAGGCGTCGGGTTCCTGCCGCGACTCGGCCTGGCTGCTGGTGCAACTGTTGCGTCACCTGGGCCTGGCTGCGCGGTTCGTCTCCGGTTACCTGATCCAGTTGACCGCCGATGTGAAAAGCCTCGACGGCCCATCCGGTACCGAAGTGGATTTCACCGACCTGCACGCCTGGTGCGAGGTCTACCTGCCCGGTGCTGGCTGGATCGGCCTGGATGCGACGTCCGGCCTGTTTGCCGGCGAGGGGCATATTCCGCTGGCTTGCAGCCCCGATCCTTCGTCGGCTGCGCCGATCACCGGCCTGGTGGAACCCTGCGAGTGCGAATTCAGCCATGAGATGGCCGTGGAACGGGTCTGGGAAGCGCCGCGGGTGACCAAGCCCTACACGGAAGAACAATGGCTGGCGATCCAGACATTGGGCCGACAGATCGATGCTGACCTGCTGGAAGGCGATGTGCGGCTGACCATGGGTGGCGAGCCGACCTTCGTTTCCATTGATGACCCGGACGGCGCCGAGTGGAACACCGCGGCCCTCGGCCCGGACAAGCGCCGGCTCTCCGCCGAGCTGTTCCAGCGCATGCGCAAGCACTACGCGCCCCAAGGGTTGGTGCATTTCGGCCAGGGCAAGTGGTACCCCGGCGAGCAGTTGCCGCGCTGGTCCCTCAACTGCTACTGGCGGCGTGACGGCGTGCCGATCTGGCGCAACAGCGCCTTGATCGCGGACGAGCAGCAGGACTACGGCGCCGATGGCGAGATGGCCGGGCGTTTTCTGAACAGCGTCGCTGAGCGTTTGAACATTCCTGCGCGCTTCGTGTTTCCGGCCTACGAAGACAACTTCTACTACCTCTGGCGCGAAGGCGCGTTGCCCTCCAATGTCAGCGCCCAGGACCCACGCCTGGACGATGCCCTGGAGCGGGCACGCTTGCGCAAGGTCTTCAGCCAGGGCCTGGACAAAGTGATCGGCCAGGTCCTGCCACTGGCCCGCACCGCCAAGGGCGACCAATGGCAGAGCGGTCGCTGGTACCTGCGAGACAACCACTGCCGATTGGTGCCGGGGGATTCGCCCCTGGGTTATCGCTTGCCGCTGGCGTCCCAACCATGGGTGACGGCGGCCGAATATCCGTTCATCCATCCCACCGACCCGAACCAGGATTTGCCCGAGCTACCCGACGCCGCACAACTGGCCCGCCACGGCGAGGCGTTGATCGAAGAGGATCGCGTACCGGAAATCGACGTGTCCGCCGACTGGCTGACCCGCACCGCCTTCTGCGCCGAGGCCCGCGAGGGTCGGTTGTATCTGTTCATGCCGCCCCTGGAGCGGGTTGAGGATTACCTTGAACTGGTCAGCGCCATCGAGGCCACGGCCGAGGAACTGCAGTGCCCGGTGCTGTTGGAAGGCTACGAGCCACCGAGCGATCCACGCCTGGGCAACTTCCGCATCACGCCGGATCCGGGGGTGATTGAAGTGAACGTGCAGCCGTCGGCGTCTTGGGATGAGTTGGTCGAGCGCACCGAATTCCTCTACGAGCAGGCCCGGCAAAACCGACTGACCACCGAGAAGTTCATGATCGATGGCCGGCACACCGGTACGGGCGGCGGCAACCATTTCGTTCTTGGCGGTGCGACACCGGCTGACTCACCGTTTTTGCGACGCCCCGATCTGCTGCGCAGCCTGATCAGCTACTGGCATAACCATCCGTCCTTGTCCTACCTGTTTTCCGGATTGTTCATCGGCCCGACGTCCCAGGCGCCCCGGGTGGACGAAGCCCGTAACGACGCGCTGTACGAATTGGAAATCGCCTTTGCGCAGATGCCTGAGCCCGGCGAGGAGTGCCCGCCCTGGCTGGTTGACCGGTTGTTGCGCAACTTGCTGATCGACGTGACCGGCAACACCCACCGTGCCGAATTCTGTATCGACAAGCTCTATTCGCCGGACGGCGCGACAGGGCGTCTCGGCCTGCTGGAACTGCGTGCCTTTGAAATGCCTCCCCACGCCCGTATGAGCCTGGCCCAGCAATTACTGCTGCGGGCGCTGGTGGCGCGGTTCTGGCGCGAACCCTATGCGCCGGCAAAGCTGGCGCGCTGGGGCACCGAGCTGCATGACCGGTTTCTGTTGCCCCATTTCATCGAGCAGGACTTCGCCGATGTCATCGAAGAGCTGAATACCGCCGGTTACCCGTTGCGGGCCGAGTGGTTCGCCGCGCACTTGGAGTTCCGCTTCCCGAAGGTGGGCGATTACGCGGCAGGCGGTATCGAGTTGCAGTTGCGCCAGGCCCTGGAACCTTGGCATGTACTGGGCGAGGAGGGTGCAGTCGGTGGCACTGTGCGCTATGTCGATTCATCCCTGGAGCGCTTGCAGGTCAAGCTCAGTGGCCTGGCGCCGCAACGGTATCTGCTGACGTGCAACGGGGTGCCGGTACCGCTGCAACCCACCGGCCGGGTCGGAGAATTCGTCGCCGGGGTGCGTTTCCGTGCCTGGCAGCCGGCCAATTGCCTGCAACCGACCATCCCGGTCCACGCGCCGCTGGTCTTCGATCTGCTCGACACCTGGATGCAACGTTCCGTGGGCGGTTGCCAGTACCACGTGGCTCACCCGGGCGGGCGCAATTACGACAGCCTGCCGGTGAATGCCAACGAGGCCGAGAGCCGGCGGATGGCGCGCTTCTTCCGTCTGGGACACACACCTGGGAAACTGCCGATACCCAGCCTGGCGGTGGATGACGAGTTTCCCCTGACACTCGATCTGCGACGTTTTCAGGGAGCCCTGAACACATAA
- a CDS encoding circularly permuted type 2 ATP-grasp protein, with protein sequence MPDLLDRYPLTPGTYHELLDDSGAVRPHWRRLFDQLQRSTPAQLMQRQALLARQIQENGVTYNVYADPKGADRPWELDLLPHVIDAREWKQLSAGIAQRARLLNAVLADLYGPQRLISEGLLPAELVFGHNNFLWPCQGISPPEGIFLHLYAVDLARTPDGRWWVTADRTQAPSGAGYALENRMIVSRAFPDLYRDLKVQHLSGFFRTLQETLARQAPSDGEPPLVVLLTPGRFNESYFEHLYLARQLGYPLVEGGDLTVRDATVYLKTLSGLRRVHAIMRRLDDDFCDPLELRTDSALGVPGLLEAVRQGRVLVANALGSGMLESPGLLGFLPKICQFLFGEDLLLPSIATWWCGEPPVLAQALEKLPQLLIKPAFPSQSFKPVFGRDLSQEQRGRLAARIQARPYAYVAQELAQLSQAPVWQAEDGLLQPRAIGMRVYAVSGEDDYRVLPGGLTRVAAEADAEVVSMQRGGASKDTWVLGEQAPGSELWKTQRTVGVHDLVRRDPYLPSRVVENLFWFGRYCERCDDSARLLRIMLARYVDGDDPQALKSAVSLGESLMLLPEEGELPERLLAALLGDDWSFSLRSNLQRLQWAASQVRGKLSRENWQALVELQREALELETGEADFGELLDFLNRLVMSLAALSGFALDDMTRDEGWRFLVIGRRLERLQFLSSSLAAFLRGEAAFDQAGLEWLLELGNSSITYRSRYLAVAQLIPVLDLLLLDEQNPHAVLFQLKLVTRTLKRLNDDFGAPRETALPELVTRLSRFDLRCLENPLFGEASLRAALDGLADLLQEVADVSGQVSDRLALRHFAHVDDVSQRTVSV encoded by the coding sequence ATGCCCGATCTGCTTGACCGCTACCCGCTGACACCGGGCACCTATCACGAACTGCTGGACGACAGCGGCGCGGTGCGTCCGCACTGGCGGCGGCTGTTCGACCAGTTGCAGCGCAGCACGCCGGCCCAGCTGATGCAGCGTCAGGCCTTGCTGGCGCGACAGATCCAGGAAAATGGCGTCACCTATAACGTCTATGCCGATCCGAAGGGCGCCGACCGGCCATGGGAGCTGGACCTGCTGCCCCATGTCATCGATGCGCGGGAATGGAAACAACTGTCGGCCGGTATTGCCCAACGTGCACGGTTGCTCAATGCGGTGCTGGCCGACCTCTACGGGCCGCAACGGCTGATCAGCGAAGGCCTGTTGCCGGCGGAGCTGGTGTTCGGGCACAACAATTTCCTCTGGCCCTGCCAGGGCATCAGCCCGCCGGAGGGGATTTTCCTGCATTTGTATGCGGTGGATCTGGCGCGCACGCCCGATGGGCGCTGGTGGGTCACGGCGGATCGGACCCAGGCACCCTCCGGGGCCGGTTATGCGCTGGAAAATCGCATGATCGTCTCCCGCGCCTTTCCCGACCTCTATCGCGACTTGAAGGTCCAGCACCTGTCCGGTTTCTTTCGCACCTTGCAGGAAACCCTCGCCCGCCAGGCCCCCAGTGATGGCGAGCCGCCCCTGGTGGTGCTGTTGACGCCGGGGCGCTTCAACGAAAGCTATTTCGAACACCTGTACCTGGCGCGCCAGCTTGGCTATCCGCTGGTGGAGGGGGGCGACCTGACTGTTCGCGACGCCACGGTCTACCTCAAGACCCTCAGCGGGCTGCGTCGGGTCCACGCGATCATGCGCCGGCTCGACGATGACTTTTGCGATCCGCTGGAGCTGCGTACCGATTCGGCCCTGGGTGTGCCGGGGCTGTTGGAGGCGGTGCGCCAGGGCCGCGTGCTGGTGGCCAACGCCTTGGGCAGCGGCATGCTCGAGTCGCCGGGCCTGCTGGGGTTCCTGCCGAAGATCTGCCAGTTCCTGTTCGGCGAGGACCTGCTGCTGCCGTCCATCGCCACCTGGTGGTGCGGTGAGCCGCCGGTGCTGGCCCAGGCCCTGGAAAAGCTGCCTCAGTTGTTGATCAAGCCGGCGTTCCCGTCCCAGAGCTTCAAGCCGGTGTTCGGCCGAGACCTGAGCCAGGAGCAGCGCGGCCGTCTGGCGGCGCGGATCCAGGCGCGGCCTTACGCTTACGTGGCCCAGGAGTTGGCGCAGCTGTCCCAGGCCCCGGTCTGGCAGGCCGAGGACGGCCTGTTGCAGCCGCGGGCCATTGGCATGCGCGTGTACGCGGTGTCCGGCGAGGACGATTATCGGGTGCTGCCGGGCGGCTTGACCCGGGTGGCGGCCGAGGCCGATGCCGAAGTGGTGTCGATGCAGCGCGGCGGCGCGAGCAAGGACACCTGGGTGCTGGGAGAGCAGGCACCTGGCAGCGAACTATGGAAGACCCAGCGCACTGTGGGCGTTCACGATCTGGTCCGGCGGGATCCGTACCTGCCGTCCCGGGTGGTGGAGAACCTGTTCTGGTTCGGCCGTTATTGCGAACGTTGCGATGACAGCGCGCGGCTGTTGCGGATCATGCTGGCGCGTTATGTCGATGGTGATGATCCGCAGGCCCTGAAATCGGCGGTGTCCCTGGGGGAGAGCCTGATGCTGCTGCCCGAAGAAGGCGAGCTGCCCGAGCGTCTGCTGGCGGCGTTGCTGGGCGACGATTGGTCGTTCAGCCTGCGCTCCAACCTGCAGCGCCTGCAATGGGCGGCCTCGCAGGTGCGTGGCAAGCTGTCCCGAGAGAATTGGCAGGCGCTGGTGGAGTTGCAGCGCGAGGCCCTGGAGCTGGAAACCGGCGAAGCGGATTTCGGCGAGCTGCTGGATTTCCTCAATCGGCTGGTGATGTCCCTGGCGGCGCTTTCCGGCTTCGCCCTGGACGACATGACCCGCGACGAAGGCTGGCGCTTCCTGGTGATCGGCCGGCGCCTGGAGCGCCTGCAATTTCTCAGCAGCAGCCTGGCCGCGTTCCTGCGGGGCGAGGCGGCGTTCGACCAGGCCGGGCTGGAATGGCTGCTGGAGCTGGGCAACAGCAGCATCACTTACCGCTCGCGCTACCTGGCGGTCGCCCAGCTGATCCCTGTGCTCGACCTGTTGCTGCTGGACGAGCAGAACCCCCATGCAGTGCTCTTCCAGTTGAAACTGGTGACCCGTACCCTCAAACGCCTGAACGATGACTTCGGCGCGCCCAGGGAAACCGCGCTGCCGGAGTTGGTCACGCGCCTGTCGCGCTTTGACCTGCGGTGCCTGGAGAATCCACTGTTCGGCGAAGCCAGCCTGCGCGCGGCGCTCGATGGCCTGGCCGACCTGTTGCAGGAAGTGGCCGATGTCAGCGGCCAGGTCTCGGATCGCCTGGCGTTGCGTCATTTTGCCCACGTCGATGACGTCAGCCAACGCACGGTGTCCGTATGA